TTTTTCCACCAAATCCCACCAGAGTTTATTCAGATCCTGATCCGGATTTTCATACAATGACTTTTCAAAACGATACATTACCTGACTCCAGCGGCTGAATACCAGCATTTCGAGGCGGGTCGTCTTGTAACAATCTTCCGAGATTTTGGCTTTTTCAACGCTGTCAATACCAACCATATCCATCAGCCATTGCGGATTGGAAGCCATTTTGCCAAACATCTGTGCAATGGCTTCGGTAGTGAAGGTATGAGCCGGCTCCCGCAAAATAAAGGGAAGATTCATGTCGATATATTTATCGTAAACAGCATGTCCGTATTCGTGAAGCATGGTATTCATCCAGTAGCTGTTAGGCCTGATGTTGCAAAGTACCCTGACATCTCCTTCATTGTCAATATCAATACAGAAGGCATGTTGATTTTTCCCTGGTTTCTCATATAAGTCACTGTTTTTGAGAATGCTGCTGATATCCAACCCAATTCCTGAATAATAATTTGAGGTTAGCTCTTCCAGGTTTTTGTCTTTGTAATATTTATCAAGGTCAACCGGATAAAGGTTTGGAGCTTCCTGGAAAAAGCGGTTCTGGTAATGCCAGGGCATCAGTTCTTCGGGTTTAACTTTATATCTTTTTGAAAAATACTCATCAATAGCTTGTTTTTCTTTTGAAAAAGCATCGGCAGTCAATTTATCCAGTTCATCAAAAAGCTTCAGGATTTCTTCAGGATCTTGTTCCCTCAGTTTTAAAGACATCTCATGAAAATTATTGAATCCCAGCTCTTTAGCAGCTTCATTTCTCATTTTAACCAGCCTGATGACATCTTCCGAAACCACTTTCCCAATGTCTTTATGGGCAATCCATGCCTGTTTTAACTTATCACTATTGGTTTCATTACGTAAAATTTCTTCAATTTCATTGTCTGAAAGGGTATCTCCATTGACAACTGCACGATAGGTATTGAATTTTTTCTCAATTTCCGTCTGCAGTTTTATCATTTCTTCAATTTTCTTTTCGTCAATCTGATACATTTTGTAAGAGTTGTAAAGTACATCCAGCTGACGGGCAAGTGTAGGGTCTTTTATAAGCCCTGATTTTTTGAATTCATCAAGTTTTGCAAAATCTTCCTTGTCTGAAAAGATTTTACTCATCTGAATCTGAAGCTCAGATGCCTTGTTGAAGTCTTCATCTTTTCCGCTGACGGCTGCAGCAAAATAGGCTATATTCCCCTCCTTATACAGAGGAACGTATTTAACCAGAAAACTGTCGATAAAAGTGCTGAATTCTGCTTCCATTTTTTTGATTTTTTTCTCTTTGTTGCACGAGGAAAACAATACCATTCCCGCCAATAGCAACAATAAGGCTAAACTTTTTGTTCTCATTTTCTATTTTTTTAAGTTTTTTTGACAAACAAAGGTATAACTTTTTTAAACGGAAATGTTTGAACAAAAAAACCTTAAAAATTAATAATCTTTTGATGCTTACGGCTTTTCACAGAGGTATCATCATTAAGTCCGGACAATATTTCTGTTGTACGACATTGCCGTAAACACATCGTTAACTCTTATTTCCTTCCTTTCCTTAACACTTCCTTTTTAATATGCTGAATGTGTCCACGGCCAAGGCCTTTGACTTCACATCCGAGTTCAAAATACCTCCTGATTTTCGCATCATCGAGAATAGCAAAACAATCTATAACGGCAATTGGTCCGCCTGCCCACTTAACCACATCATCAGGTTTCAGATCCAGATAATGACGGTGAGGTACAGCAAAAATGACTGCCTCCACCCCATCAAGGGCTTTTTTCAGATCTTTTTGGATTTTAATCTGATTGAGTCCATCCTGACGCCTGAAAAAGCGTTTCCATGAAAACTTCCATGTTTCCTGTTCCTCAAGCTCAACCCAATGTTCGACATAGGGATCGTGAATACGAATATCTGCACCAAGTTCTTTTATCCTTCTGACAACCAATTCACTACCACTGTAGCGGGTATCACCTACATCCTGCCTGTAGCTGGCTCCGCACACCAGTACATCCGAACCGGCAATATGAATATCAATATTCCGCAGGGCATCCCGGGTCATTTCAGCCACATGCAAGGCTCTTGTATCATTAATATCTATGGCCATCGGGGTAATTCTGAACACCTCATCCCCGTCATTAAAGCCAAGAATATGTTTATATGCCCAATAGCCCAATCCACCATCTTTCGGCAGGCAATATCCCCCGACACCCGGCCCCGGGAACATGATATTGGAGTGAGTAGGCCTCATTTTAATAGCTTTATAGACCTTCACAAGGTCAACTCCGTTTCTTTCAGCAAAAAGGCTCCATTCATTCATAAAGGCAAGTATGCTTGCACGGTAAGAATTTTCAACAATTTTAGTGGTTTCCGACTCTATCGGCCTGTCCATCACTGTCAGCGGATAATCTTTTACGTTTATCACTTCTGAAAGAAACTTTTCCACCCTGATTCTGGCTTCATCGTTACACCCGGAGCATACCCGCCAGAAATCACGGATACTGGATACATAATTTCTCCCAGGCATCACCCTTTCAAAACTATGGGAAAGCAAAGGCAATGTTTTTATACCTCTTTTTCTGAAAGCTTTTTTCATTATCGGCCATGCTACCAGTTCAGTCGTCCCGGGAGCAACTGTCGTTTCGATCAGTGTCAGACAATGGGGTTGTATTTTTTCACCAATGGTTTTGATGGCTTTTTCAAGTGCTTCCATATCCGTTTCACCACTTCTCATATTACCCAGCTCATTTTTATGAAAATCACACTGCACATCCACTACTACCACATCGGCCAGTTTAAGACAATCGTTATTCCAGGTGGCAGTCAGGGTCTTTTTTTGCAACACAACCCTTTTTATCACTTCATCAACTTCGGGATCTTCAGCTCTTACCGGTGGCTTTCCTTCATTGATAACCGGAATTTTCCAGAATGAAGCAGGTGTAGGTAAATCGCAGCCAACAACAAATTTTGAAGGTTTTCCATCTTTTTCCGTATCAGCAACGATGGCAGCCATCACCGCACCCACAAAGCCAACACCGAGTACCACTACAATTTCTTTCCCTTCTGCTCTGGCTTGATCGCTCAATGTTTTTAGCCGCTGAAATTCTCTTTCATTATCTTCCTTTGAAGGTATCAGAAACTGACGTCCATCCGGACTCACAGATATGTTTGATTTTGGTGACATGTTATATTTTATTGAAAATTTAAGGAATTTTTAAAGGTGCAAAGGTAATTATAATAAAATCAAAGCTACTGACTACCTTTGCCAAAAATTTTTTCTTGCTTAATTTTACTGATTATCTGATTTTATTTTTGTCGGGTTGTGCCGGTGGTATTATTGCAGGCTTGCTGGGAGTGGGCGGTGGTATTATCAACGTTTTTATCCTTACTTTCTATGCCGACAAACTTGGTATTGAAGCACACGAACAGGTCAGGTTTATCCTTGCCAATTCTCTTTTTGCCATCTTTTTCAGCAGTGTTTTTGGCTCCATTCAGCAAATCAGAAATAAAAACTTCTTCTTTAAGGAAGTTGGTATTACCGCTATCACCGCAATTATTGCCAATGCCTTTGTTTCATGGACAATACTTCAGTTTGAATGGTATTCCAAGGAAAGATTCAGTCTTTTCTTTGTGATTATTTTATCGTTGCTGACTATCCGAATGATTATCACCGTCTCCAACCACAAGAAAAAACAATTTAATGACACCATTCCGATTAAAGTTTTATCCCCGCTCGGCTTGCTTGCAGGTGTGTTTTCTGCATTGTCAGGACTTGGCGGAGGCGTGATTATGGTACCGTATATGTCTGATTTTTATAAACTTAAAATTAAAAAAGCTACATCCATTTCCCTGGGGGTGATGCCCTTCATGACCCTGACCACTACCTTGTTATATGCCTTGTTTGAATCAGACCATCAGGTTTCTGCTTTCGGATATGTAACACCTGCTGTGGTCATTCCCATGACACTGGGTGTAATGCTTTGTGCTCCCCTTGGTGTCAGACTGGCTGGAAAATTGTCTGAAATTTTTATTCGTATTGCTTTTATCTGTATTATTATTGTTGTGATTTACAGGATGTTAAGCCGAATTGTCTGATATGCCTTTGTTTTTATCCATTGAAACATCTGCCGAAATTTGCTCGGTTGCCATTGCTGAAAACCAGGCAATTATTTCTTCTTTATCTGATAGTGAACCAAACAGCCACTCCAAAAAACTAAGCCTGCTCACTCAGCAGGTCTTACAAATGAGCAAAACTTCCATAAATGAGATGGATGCCATAGTGGTCAGTGCCGGGCCAGGCTCTTTTACCGGACTCAGGATTGGGGTTTCATTCGCTAAAGGCATTTGTTTTGGCTCAGGAAAGCCTTTAATCTCAGTTGAAACACTTCAGGCAATGGCTACTTCTTCGGAAATAAACCTTGCTGAAAATGAATTGCTTTGCCTGATAGCTGATGCGGGCAACAATGAAGCCTATTATGCAGTGTTTGACCATCAAAACCATCAGTTGGTCAGTACCTCACTCGGATTCTTTAATGAAGAAATTTTTAAATCCTTTCCTGAAGCTGAAAAATACTATTTCTCCGGTAATAAAATTACCAAATGGACAAGCTTCCTTCAGAGTCGTCAGGAGGTGATAATACTGCCTGAAATGAAACCATCTGCCAGTTATTTGTTCAAATCTGCTGAAGAAAAGTTTAAATTGAATCTGTTTGAAGACCTCAGCAATTTTGAGCCGTTATACATTCGTGATTTTAAAGCCAAAGACTACTCAGCTAAAATCAGAAAAATTTTATATTCATCATAAAACCAAACACTTAAATTATTTTGACTTGAAACAACTTTCTTTAGAAAACTTTAAGGATTTTATTGCAAAAGGATACAGGATAGTTGATTTGCGTTCACTGGATGAGTTCTGCATTTCCTTTATCCCCGGATCAGTTTTTATAAATATTGATAACGATTTCGAAAAAAACATCCATGATTTTCTCTATCCCGACCAGGCCATTTTAGTGGTTTGCCATCCGGATAATGAGCAGGTAATTACAGAAAGATTTTTAAAAGCAGGATTTAACAATATTGCAGGTATGCTTGAAGGCGGTTTTGATACCTGGTTAAAATCCGGTGGGCCAATTGATGTGGTGATTTCTATCAGCGGTGAGGAACTTTTACTTGATTTGAAATATGGCAAGGTTCAATTGATAGATATACGTCCGAAAGCTGAATACGACCTCCGGCATATTGAAGACAGCGATAACCTGACTATTGAAATGATTATCAACCATTATGACCAGATTGACAGCAAAGGTGAAATTTGTCTGATTTGTCAGGATGGGTATAAATCGATGTCTTTGATCAGCTACCTGAAAATCAACAATCTGCATAACATTTACCACCTTGAGGGAGGATTCAGCAGCATTGCATTTCATCCGGATTTTGAGATGACTTCCTCTCCGACCAATAATTAAACTTTCGGCATCATCTCAATGATTTTGCC
This Sphingobacteriales bacterium DNA region includes the following protein-coding sequences:
- a CDS encoding nucleotide sugar dehydrogenase; this translates as MSPKSNISVSPDGRQFLIPSKEDNEREFQRLKTLSDQARAEGKEIVVVLGVGFVGAVMAAIVADTEKDGKPSKFVVGCDLPTPASFWKIPVINEGKPPVRAEDPEVDEVIKRVVLQKKTLTATWNNDCLKLADVVVVDVQCDFHKNELGNMRSGETDMEALEKAIKTIGEKIQPHCLTLIETTVAPGTTELVAWPIMKKAFRKRGIKTLPLLSHSFERVMPGRNYVSSIRDFWRVCSGCNDEARIRVEKFLSEVINVKDYPLTVMDRPIESETTKIVENSYRASILAFMNEWSLFAERNGVDLVKVYKAIKMRPTHSNIMFPGPGVGGYCLPKDGGLGYWAYKHILGFNDGDEVFRITPMAIDINDTRALHVAEMTRDALRNIDIHIAGSDVLVCGASYRQDVGDTRYSGSELVVRRIKELGADIRIHDPYVEHWVELEEQETWKFSWKRFFRRQDGLNQIKIQKDLKKALDGVEAVIFAVPHRHYLDLKPDDVVKWAGGPIAVIDCFAILDDAKIRRYFELGCEVKGLGRGHIQHIKKEVLRKGRK
- a CDS encoding M2 family metallopeptidase, with translation MRTKSLALLLLLAGMVLFSSCNKEKKIKKMEAEFSTFIDSFLVKYVPLYKEGNIAYFAAAVSGKDEDFNKASELQIQMSKIFSDKEDFAKLDEFKKSGLIKDPTLARQLDVLYNSYKMYQIDEKKIEEMIKLQTEIEKKFNTYRAVVNGDTLSDNEIEEILRNETNSDKLKQAWIAHKDIGKVVSEDVIRLVKMRNEAAKELGFNNFHEMSLKLREQDPEEILKLFDELDKLTADAFSKEKQAIDEYFSKRYKVKPEELMPWHYQNRFFQEAPNLYPVDLDKYYKDKNLEELTSNYYSGIGLDISSILKNSDLYEKPGKNQHAFCIDIDNEGDVRVLCNIRPNSYWMNTMLHEYGHAVYDKYIDMNLPFILREPAHTFTTEAIAQMFGKMASNPQWLMDMVGIDSVEKAKISEDCYKTTRLEMLVFSRWSQVMYRFEKSLYENPDQDLNKLWWDLVEKYQLLKRPADRNAPDWASKIHIATSPCYYHNYLLGELLSSQLYFYIVKNILKSDDYRNQSFAGKPEVGQYLLEKVFKPGSLYPWNEMIEKATGEKLTPKYYALQWMK
- a CDS encoding rhodanese-like domain-containing protein translates to MKQLSLENFKDFIAKGYRIVDLRSLDEFCISFIPGSVFINIDNDFEKNIHDFLYPDQAILVVCHPDNEQVITERFLKAGFNNIAGMLEGGFDTWLKSGGPIDVVISISGEELLLDLKYGKVQLIDIRPKAEYDLRHIEDSDNLTIEMIINHYDQIDSKGEICLICQDGYKSMSLISYLKINNLHNIYHLEGGFSSIAFHPDFEMTSSPTNN
- the tsaB gene encoding tRNA (adenosine(37)-N6)-threonylcarbamoyltransferase complex dimerization subunit type 1 TsaB — its product is MPLFLSIETSAEICSVAIAENQAIISSLSDSEPNSHSKKLSLLTQQVLQMSKTSINEMDAIVVSAGPGSFTGLRIGVSFAKGICFGSGKPLISVETLQAMATSSEINLAENELLCLIADAGNNEAYYAVFDHQNHQLVSTSLGFFNEEIFKSFPEAEKYYFSGNKITKWTSFLQSRQEVIILPEMKPSASYLFKSAEEKFKLNLFEDLSNFEPLYIRDFKAKDYSAKIRKILYSS
- a CDS encoding sulfite exporter TauE/SafE family protein, encoding MLNFTDYLILFLSGCAGGIIAGLLGVGGGIINVFILTFYADKLGIEAHEQVRFILANSLFAIFFSSVFGSIQQIRNKNFFFKEVGITAITAIIANAFVSWTILQFEWYSKERFSLFFVIILSLLTIRMIITVSNHKKKQFNDTIPIKVLSPLGLLAGVFSALSGLGGGVIMVPYMSDFYKLKIKKATSISLGVMPFMTLTTTLLYALFESDHQVSAFGYVTPAVVIPMTLGVMLCAPLGVRLAGKLSEIFIRIAFICIIIVVIYRMLSRIV